CcaaaatatcatccacatatacctCCACATTCCGGCCCAATTGCTTCTCAAAGAATTTGTTCATGAGACGCTGGTAAGTGGGCCTtgcattcttcaacccgaaaggcattacaacttaacaaaatgtacctcacgaggtgatgaagctggctttgTCTTGATCATTCTTGGCCAGGGGGATTTGATGATACCCCTGGTAAGCATCCATGAAACTCAGCATCTTGAAGCCTGAGGTGGAATCCACTAGTTGTTCAATCCTGGGCAGGGGATAATGGTCTTTGGGACAAGCTTTGTTAAGATCACGGAAGTCCACGCATAACCTCCACTTTTCGGTGGACTTAGGTACCAACACCACGTTCGAGAGCCATGTAGGAAATTGAATTTCCCGAATGTGGCCGGCCTTCAGCAGATCTCTCACCTGTTCATCAATAACTTTGTCCTTTTCCAGATCAAAGTGTCTTTTCTTCTGCTTCACCAGGTGATCTCCCGAGAGAATGTTCAAATGATGCTCAGATATCAAGGGTGAGATCCCTGCCAACTCCTGTTGGGACCAGGAAAAAGCATGAATATTAGTTTTCAAACAGTTAATCAAACTAACCCGGGTGGATGCACTGAGGTCCCGAGCCACCCGGATTTGCTGGCCTGGTCCGACTTCTATCACCTCCTGCTCTTCCTCAGCCACAAAATGTACTTCCCCCTTCTCCACTACTCCCCCTCCCACTTCATCAACCCTTGCTTTCTTTCCTTCCCTCCTAGTTTTGCTCTGATCAGCCCGGACTGCTTCCACATAGCATTTCCGAGAAGAGGGCTGATCTCCTCGGACTTCTCCTACCTGGTCTCCCATaggaaattttatcttttggtggTAGGTAGATGCCACAGCCCTCAGCTCATTCATGGCCAGCCTCCCCAGAATGATTTTATATGATGATGGGGAGTCTACCACAGTGAAAGAGGTCATCACCGTCTTTTTAAGATCTTGGGAGCCCAAAGTTAGTGGCAAGACAATCTCTCCTTTCGGGTAAACCACATGGCCAGCAAAGCCAAAAAAGGCAGTCTCCACAGCTTCCAAATGATAACCCTGCAAGTCCATCTGCACCAGAGCCTCTTTAAAGATTACATTCACAGAACTGCCCGAGTCAATAAAGACCCTCATGACATCATAGTTGGCCACCCGGGCTTGAATGATGACATCATAGTTGGCCGCccgagataaattggatagtcgatccattttatgctactttgtgggatatccaaggaattcagttggatattatttctatcatccccaagaaacaaaggtgtttgtttctaggaatgcaacctttttagaaaaggaatttctattagatagaaaaggcgagatgatagaactcgaagaggttcgagagacacccacaattatagaacccacacccgaagagccaagagaggagatacaagctcctagaagatccgagagagtctcgagaccacctatgaggtatggtctgcttcttgaagaaggccatgatgagcctaaccatggatgtgatccaaggaccttcaaggaagcgttatctgatgccgattcatccaagtggctttaagcaatggaatctgagatgaattccatgcattcgaaccaagtgtggaatctcgtggatccacctgagggaattgttcccatagggtgtaaattgatttacaagaggaaacttggggcggatgggaaggtattgaccttcaaggcgcgattggtggcaaaaggatatactcaaagacaaggagttgactttgaggaaaccttttctccagttgcaatgttcaagtccataaggatattgctagtcatagctgcatggtatgactatgagatatggtagatggatgtcaagacagcctttcttaatggggatattaaggaagagatttacatgtctcaacccgaagggtttacatctgtcggaagtgagcatatggtatgcaaacttcagagatctatttatggtctaaagcaggcatctaggagttggaaccttagattcgatagtacaatcaaagagtttggttttactaaaatcctgaggaaccctgtgtgtataagaaggtcagtgggagtgctgtgacattcctggtgctttatgttgatgacattctactcattgggaatgatgtaggaatgttgcaatcaactaagatatgattagcgagtaagttctcgatgcatgacttgggtgaagcatcttttgtattgggaatacagatctatagagattgatcaagaagattgcttggtttcacccagtccacatacattgataccatggtgaagaggttctcgatggatgagtccaagagaggacatctaccaatttgtcatggcgtgtccctatccaagtctatgtctcccaagactgatgcagagatagaggcgatgacacgcattccgtatgcatctgtgattggtagcatcatttatgggatgatatctacacgtcctgacgtggctttcgcactaagtgtagtgagtagatatcaatcgaaccccggtcttccacattagaaagctgtgaaagacattctcaagtatttgagaaggaccaataagttgttcttggtctatgggggtggggaactgaaattggaaggctataccgactctagcttccaaagggatatcgatgactcgaagtcaacctctaggttcgtattcatgctcaatggtgttggtgtctcttggaagagttccatgcAAGaaagtactgcggattccaccactgagaccgaatacattgctgcatcagatgcagcaaaggaggctgtttggataaggaatttcgtacaagagttggacgtcgttcctatggagttgctccttttccggtgttgtgtgacaacacgggagctatagctcaagcaaaggagccaaggtctcatcagaagtccaaacatgtattgagaaagtaccacatcctccgagagatcgtggaaagaggagacgtcacgattgacaaagtcggctccgcagataatgttgctgatccgctaactaagcctttacctggaccattattcgagaagtatcgcgaatcgatggctttgaagcatatgggtagttggctctagtgcaagtgggagattgttagagtaggtgcccgtcgagccaagtgttggccgagggttcatgtttaaactctatgtatgaacaatctttattttaataatatttgaatttattgttttggcacttctttatctgtatacccatgctagtttcatagataaagtccttgaatatacaaatagtagaaagaatatgagatgctcatatgatgagtatcatgaaactcatatttggaatactgtatattctaaacagttcctagtcgattcagccgccgctaagaaggatataggccgctcgagttcgagactagtatctgcgatgtgagtaccatgtttcaatgataggggacattgtgatgtccgagcatgcagataggtgctccttgtagagtgcactgaacaaccctctataaaggactttccaaatggttctcacttatcgagtggaaaagtcctagtttatggttgtacaccattagtccttatgacccgggacaacattgagactctatgtgctagaattgcACTTTggcttgtttaccgactctcatggggtcatcaggtggcaaggttgggtgttctgtcaaaacatataggagtcgatgcattgtagtcggggattcatcgctaaccttcgggtatggatatcctatgtgatatcatgtgtatgtagtttgaaatctctgatcagaatatggtggtaattatgaaaggggtttcatagattacaccatcgatgcaactacgacatgacacatagtatcgattcattgacaactctcgatataccaatagttgttgaagcggtcgggatatatgagttgaagggaccgtactgtgcgctaaccataattaaattgttcttgcaggcactatcatttgatacctagggaatcatgtaagcgatgctgctaggcgtttaacatgattggttgggtactatcagacttgagttctgatgttcttattatcaaggagttgatatttaagaatggagcaattggggtatgctcgtataaggacatgtttagtccgaatcacatggagatgtgaacccacggctagttgtatcaatgaaccattgagggccacacaagtactagctttctagatcccgttgagaagtaaaatataattcaatgtgttgaacggcttataaatgagtttataagcgtaaggaaaaatagaagtatgacttctatgagggaaatgtaaattttaatttatgaatgtgttcctaaattaaaagttggccaaataaataatgtatttgaaaattgtgattttcataaacaatattatggactaaattaaattaattcaagtgttgaattaatttaacactatgGGGCCTAGTAgatcccaaataattaaattaattcaagtgttgaattaattaaactagatTGGgcattgtagagcccaattagaaataattattaaactagtgggctttggtaaaatcaagtaaactttaaatgagctcaaatatgtttgggacatttaaataaaagtccatgaaccttgtaattgttacaagcccaagtcaaaagcatgcttgggaggtgaagagttggggaatacttttcattaaaaaattgcatggcatgcaacttttgatTCAACTTTTTACAACACCAAGAAAATTCATACTCCTTCTCTCCCAtactcacttggccgaaatttctagCTCTTTTCTCCCtcttttttgttcttcaattgttggagaaacaattctcttctcaaagaaaaataccctacattttctagtgcaagtgtaaggtggatcttttaagtttggtggtgggcttgattttgagggAAGGACTCAAGGACAAgaagagcttgtagatttgtcttgcctttgaagagcttagttgcttgacaactaagttggtgccaaacatcaatctcaagagattgataggtaaaatttcataacaccctatgtatgacatattgtgtttttgtatttgctacacacctAGTACATGTGGTGCTCGAATTCctcttgcaaaaaccgaaattttgagCTTCCGTTGCCTTTCGAGcacctaaaaccgatcccctttcaagtggtatccgagctatggttactatttttgtgtagcaaatacataatattatattgaggtcgatttataaccgcatgagatgatttttgcaacaaaatagAAGGCCATGTGAGGTGTTATTttgggcagcatgttgctgcccatttcgggcagttcgggctgcccgaggggctgcccttgctgcccgaaaccctctatttaaaataaaaaaaaaatttcatgttgGCCGAAATCTGGCGACGGGGCTCCGGCGATGGCGATGACGACTatggttttcaaaaggtgttttgaaatatcaaagtgtcatgggccttgagttgttgggcattggatggctaacatatttgtgaattttaaatgggccaaaatatttttggtgaaaaatgtgtttttggGCTCTTAAGTttataaaagttgcaaatattttctcatgaaataaataattgaagttggactttagttatttatagtaaatggtgatttacaagaaattcggttataaataaattaattagaaagtagacaaaggtgtttgtatactttgttaatttagtttataatcgtggcggttagtgattggatcaagatatataatattggatcaattaattattgtgataattaattgatggtgtatgatatgtgatattatgcatgaaggatgattaaaagcccaagcccaatttgctaggtgtatgctaggatattttgtgttgaatgattgtaataattatcaatttataaagtgggcttggtttatggcccgttcccacccccatgagatgtatccctatttaccatggatatttatttgtaaatattattatagtggaagatcaagattggaagatggtggctttgatgattatgaagatcgaagacatgtaaatattggaagcatatGTAATAGTTACATTTGCATcacatgcatttccctaggattggacctaggcccgtgtttagctcacacgggccattagttttggggcgattgatcatccttgttttgtttactgtttataatatatgcatgatatgttataaataatgagtatgtgcgttattattatgataataacaaagttgcattaatccggcaaacatacgatcaaacatggcaagcttttaaataaaattaatgatgagacctttcaaaattaaaaaacctcattttgaataagattcaaaattaatatcaagaaaaaaaaggggaattataaatttgtttataatttcaatgtcttccatcgacaatggacgcatgatgaacgctacccgtgctcggggctcggctcatgttattgggggggccctgggtgccggaaagctgtaacatccattgacatggtgatgtgaactacgtggaactcccatgatttcggctcatattattgggagaactcatggcgaccgtccattaaggttcaacatcgatgggtaaggcttgacacgtgaagatgaacgacgtcatattattgggtcctaatcaaacgtgagacaaaagtttacgtaaagggttgcatggtgatgcaattggaaactaccttttagggattgtgattggctgatattattcgggatcataattcgctaattggaccgcacgtacctactgaggaaaggagtttcccattttcactagagggtagtgaaaatgtcaaaacagtgggagcgaaaatttataaagtaaaagtccatactttatatcttactaaatattttaaaatagtcattaacatttatctgttttacttttcagtacaaaatttgacaatgtcttcgattcgcaatccgctatccacaatactcgaaaaacacgtgttaactggacctaattacctcacttggctaagaaacctaaaaattgtcttgaattcggaaaggatagcatatacactgactgagtcgccccctgttgaggctccgattgactgcactcctgaggaattgcagacttacaaggaatggtgtgaccatgacttgaaagccaggtgttatatgcaggcttctctgaatgatgagctgcagaggcgttttgaggatgcaaagagtgctgctgacattcatttgcatctcaaggagctctttggtgagcaaacacggtctcttaggcatgctaccgtcaaggagctgatcactttgcgcatgcgagatggggcctcggtccatgagaatggactgaagttgattgggctcgtggacaagctcgttggcatggatctgatgttgccttcggagttgaccaccgacgtgttgctcctatcgctgcctagctcatttgatccttttgtggtgaatttcaacatgaaaaaGCTTGAgacgacccttgaggagttggttaacatgcttgttacgtttgaatccaccATCAGAAAGAGAaattggttctttatgtgggttcttcatctggtacgaagattgatccacatgagaagggaaagaagcgttctttccaacgtcccaggaagaacgtgcccttgttgaggcaatctccgaatcccgtcgtgtgatgaaacttaaaattaataatttattatatgttaaaacctgtattttaaaatttaagtttcattaaaattataaaattatgttattttagtattgtttgtttatatttaattgtcttactaaatatgttttattttcaggttttctacgtgttggtagaataatgataactcaagctagaaaattcaaatggaggtgactcaaacatgtttggaatccttgagaaattatctacaactttgcagaagacatgattgcctaaaaagatccttaagatgatcaaattgtgcaaatatcaaaaggaggacaaatttacttttactatgaccagcatatagtaaaaatatcataactatttcaatatttaaccaaatgaggtgaaccaagtgacCAAATTCATCTatagacaattccccacatgtttgccattttgagcagagtcaaattcggtgattaaagtcatggaacaaagcattgaaagaagggacatggaattgaacttggaggagacaaagaatactattgcaactacatggcattaataaaaattttgaccctttctctcatttggcctataaatagaggccttgtgctagcttgagaatcattctatctcattgtaaaa
This window of the Primulina tabacum isolate GXHZ01 chromosome 12, ASM2559414v2, whole genome shotgun sequence genome carries:
- the LOC142520323 gene encoding uncharacterized protein LOC142520323, producing the protein MRVFIDSGSSVNVIFKEALVQMDLQGYHLEAVETAFFGFAGHVVYPKGEIVLPLTLGSQDLKKTVMTSFTVVDSPSSYKIILGRLAMNELRAVASTYHQKIKFPMGDQVGEVRGDQPSSRKCYVEAVRADQSKTRREGKKARVDEVGGGVVEKGEVHFVAEEEQEELAGISPLISEHHLNILSGDHLVKQKKRHFDLEKDKVIDEQVRDLLKAGHIREIQFPTWLSNVVLVPKSTEKWRLCVDFRDLNKACPKDHYPLPRIEQLVDSTSGFKMLSFMDAYQGYHQIPLAKNDQDKASFITS